One window of Marinilabiliales bacterium genomic DNA carries:
- a CDS encoding erythromycin esterase family protein, with translation MRFNTSLKLVPVFISFFLLSGSAPDSGADGLIEYFSRKAVPVQDAGDLDGIIELAGGRKLVLLGEASHGTSEFYSWRADITRRLIKEKGFSFVAVEGDWASIYRLNEYVKGRQGAPSSARRVLRRFDRWPEWMWGNTDIEELAEWLRQYNDQLPEEDKVGFYGMDVYGQWEAMDDLLRYSEKNLSEHHDVISQSMQCFAAYDRDEWVYARAVVGRGHRSCEDDLRNVAGLLTELAQKVDDENIDEFRRAKQNAYVVKNAEDFFRLAVTDNTSSWNSRATHMWETVKRLLSWYGEDARGVVWAHNTHVGDARATVMRYQNMVNIGMLSRQELGHDNVFINGFGTYTGRVNAGSSWGSDMQRMTVPRGMEGSYEYIFGHVDYEQFYLVFDEEDRSKPELNEFRGHRAIGVVYNPRHETGNYVPTILPERYDSFIFIRETSPLSPVR, from the coding sequence ATGAGATTTAATACTTCATTAAAGCTTGTTCCTGTTTTCATATCTTTTTTTCTCCTTTCGGGCAGTGCCCCGGATAGCGGAGCTGACGGACTGATTGAATACTTCTCTCGCAAGGCTGTTCCCGTTCAGGATGCCGGCGACCTCGACGGCATTATTGAACTTGCCGGTGGCAGGAAGCTGGTTTTGTTGGGCGAGGCCTCGCACGGCACATCGGAGTTTTATTCATGGCGGGCTGATATCACCAGGCGCCTGATTAAGGAGAAGGGGTTTTCGTTTGTTGCAGTTGAAGGTGACTGGGCCTCTATTTACAGGCTGAATGAGTATGTTAAAGGGCGTCAGGGAGCGCCATCATCGGCCAGAAGGGTGCTTCGCCGTTTCGACAGGTGGCCTGAATGGATGTGGGGAAATACAGATATTGAAGAATTGGCTGAATGGTTGAGGCAATATAACGATCAGTTGCCGGAAGAGGATAAGGTCGGGTTTTATGGCATGGACGTATACGGACAGTGGGAGGCGATGGATGACCTTCTCAGGTATTCTGAAAAAAACCTCAGTGAGCATCATGATGTGATAAGCCAGAGCATGCAATGCTTTGCTGCCTATGACCGTGATGAATGGGTATATGCAAGGGCTGTAGTCGGAAGGGGACACCGTTCCTGTGAGGATGACCTGCGTAATGTGGCCGGCCTTTTAACGGAACTGGCCCAAAAAGTGGATGATGAAAACATTGATGAATTCAGAAGGGCCAAACAGAATGCTTATGTGGTAAAGAATGCAGAGGATTTTTTCAGGCTTGCAGTGACTGATAATACCTCTTCCTGGAACAGCCGGGCAACCCATATGTGGGAAACCGTGAAAAGACTTCTCAGCTGGTACGGTGAAGATGCCAGGGGTGTAGTCTGGGCCCATAATACACATGTCGGTGATGCCCGCGCAACTGTCATGAGGTACCAGAATATGGTCAATATAGGCATGCTCAGCAGGCAGGAGCTTGGCCATGACAATGTGTTCATCAACGGTTTCGGTACCTATACCGGCAGGGTCAATGCAGGAAGCAGCTGGGGGTCGGATATGCAAAGAATGACGGTTCCCCGGGGAATGGAAGGGAGCTATGAATATATATTCGGACATGTTGATTATGAGCAGTTCTACCTTGTTTTTGACGAAGAGGACCGTAGTAAGCCTGAACTAAATGAATTCAGGGGACACCGGGCAATAGGGGTTGTTTACAATCCCCGCCATGAGACAGGCAACTATGTGCCGACAATTCTGCCGGAAAGGTACGACTCGTTCATATTTATACGTGAAACCAGCCCTTTGAGTCCCGTAAGGTAG
- a CDS encoding ArgR family transcriptional regulator, protein MNRIDRLLKIRKLIKNNSIRSQDELLNMLTYSGYSYTQATLSRDLKLLRAGKRPDNEKGLVYFLPDDEPSDSDNELLMKDAMNQGYLSIDYTGNMAVIKTLPGFASGIAYRIDGLKAFEILGTIAGDDTILVIAREGISRRDLDQVLKAAIPEERQV, encoded by the coding sequence ATGAACAGAATAGACCGGTTGCTGAAGATAAGGAAGCTTATAAAAAACAACAGCATCAGAAGTCAGGACGAACTGCTTAACATGCTAACTTATAGTGGTTACAGCTACACCCAGGCAACTCTCTCAAGAGATCTTAAACTTCTCAGGGCGGGAAAGAGACCTGATAATGAAAAGGGACTGGTATATTTCCTCCCCGATGATGAACCATCTGATTCCGATAATGAATTATTGATGAAAGATGCAATGAACCAGGGTTATCTTTCAATCGACTATACAGGGAATATGGCTGTTATTAAAACCCTGCCCGGCTTCGCAAGCGGAATTGCATACAGGATCGACGGACTTAAGGCATTTGAGATACTCGGAACCATCGCCGGCGACGACACAATCCTTGTAATTGCACGAGAAGGAATATCCAGGAGAGATCTTGACCAGGTTCTGAAGGCTGCAATACCAGAAGAGCGGCAGGTATAG